One Bombilactobacillus folatiphilus genomic window, ACCCGTTTGTTGCGCTGACAAATAGCCAATGGGAGCACCAAACAAACCGCGCGCTTGCGTTTCTACTTTTCGAATCCAAGCAACGGCTTGGGCCTGTGGGAAGCCACCCAATGCCGGTGTGGGATGTAAACGTTCGATAATTGTTAATGGTCGAACTAATCCTCTTCCCGTGATGGGTGTCCACAAATGCTGCAAATTAGCAGTCGCTAAAATTTGCGGTTGACTGGGGGCTTGCACTTGTAAGTTGGCCTGCTGCAACACGCTTTTAATGCCTTGAACTACTATATCATGCTCTTGGCGATTTTTAACGTCTTGCAGTAATTGTTTGGCTAGTTGTTTGGCTTTTACAGCGTCCAAATCATTTGCCGTTGTCCCCGCGACTGCTCCCGTTTGCACCAAATTTGGTAAAAATTTGGCCAAGCGTTCCGGTGTGATACTGATAAATTGGACATCTCGTGTCTGCAACAAAATATGGTAGCCAGGTTGCGTCAAACTCAAATGCAGCCAAACGGCCACCCAGTTAACCTGTGCTGTCTGCTGTGCCATTGCTGTACGTGCCAACACAACTTTTTGAAAGTGTTGTTGTTGAATGGCAGCCACTGTTTGAGCCACGCTATCTTGCCATTGCGCAGTTTTTTGTTCTTGATAATTACCTAATTCTAACGTTTGTGGCTGCAACTCTGCTAATTGCAGAATTTGCGCCATCATTGGCTCAAGAGCGCTATCATCTGCAGCGATCAACGTGACTTGCCATTGATCTTCCGTTTCAACAAAACTAACTTGCGGAATATACGCAATTCCCTGTTGAAAAGTCCCCCATTGCCCATTACGCGCATCTTCGGAGTCAAACAAAAAGCTCCCTACTAATTTCACATCTTGCCAAGTGCTAGATGCAGTTAATTGGAAACTTGCTTGCGCTTGTCGTAACAAATCTTGCGCTACTGCAAATGAAGCAATTGTTCCTGGTTCAACTTGCAAAACTTGACCGGCGGTGAGTAATTGTTGCGTCTGTGCGGCATTTTCCCACAAGAAAAGATCCTCTTGAATACTCAACCATTGCAAAATTTGCGAACGTTTGATTGCTGGAGGTAATTTTTGTGTATAAACTGTTAATTGTGTCATCATTTTCTCTTTCGTCTACTTATCTTATTGAAAAAGTTGAAAGTCTTTACACAACTTCAACTTTCTTTTTTAGATCGCTGAATTAATTCTTGCGCAATTTTCCTTAACGTCGGTTCAAATAACGAATCATCATTAACTTGATTAAAATCAAGCCGATCTTGCCACCACTGATTCCGAATCAATTCCACTTGGGATAAAATTTGGCACCCTTGTGGCGTCAACGAAATAATATTGTGCGCGTGATTTTGATCTGACACTTGTTGTGTCACATAGGACATTGCTTTCAAATGCCGGATTTCCCGCGTGATTTGTCCCTTACTAATTAATAAAGTTTTCGCAATAAAATTCTGATTTTGCGGACCTGTTTTACATAACAAGACCAAAATATAAGCGCTGGTCGCATTCAAATGTAATTTTTGATAGGACGCATGCGTCTCGTGTAAAAACGCACGGTGAATTACCGAAAAATATTGGGCTAAATCCCCTGGATAAAAATTATCCGTCATCATCATTACCTACCTTTTCAATTAGTTTAACAGATTTTTAATTCTTCTTTTACGATTTTAGCTGCTAACGCCCGTGTCATCAAATTTGCGTCACTTTTTTTGAATATTTATTCACTAATTTATGTGAACAAATTCCTAAAATGTAATTGACAAACTATTCACATAGTATTATGGTTGCTTTGTGAACGTTCACTACTTAACTTTTCAATACAAAGGAGATGACCCAAGTGATTTCTACGTTAATCAGCGCATTACTGCCAGTAGTTGTCACTTTAATGCTTGGCTATTTTGCAGGCTTTCGGCAAGATTTTAATGGTGACAGCGCCGCCGAAATTAATAAATTAGTCATGAATTATACCTTACCGTTGAGTTTATTCGGCGGAATTATTGCAACTAATGGTCAAATTTTGTTAAAAAATATTCAAGTTGCTTTATGGATTTTCATTGGTATGGTTGGCGGATATGTAATTGTTCTATTAGTTTTACTTTACTTATTCAAAAACAAACTTTCCATTGCTGCTTTGAGGACTTTAGCAATTACAGGACCCGCGATTCCTTTCGTCGGACCAACTGTTCTGGGAGCCCTTTTTCCAGCAAAAAGTGCTTTATTAGTCTCAATCGGTGGCTTAGTCATGAATATTATTCAAGTCCCGTTGACGGTTATTTTATTATCCAGTCAATCCAAACAAAAAATTAGCCTTGGTACCAATTTAAAAAATGCGTTCAAAAAACCGGTGGTTTGGGCACCCATTTTAGCCTTTATCTTGGTTATCTGTGGCCTAACTATTTCCCCTGACTGGGAACGTTGTTTCTCCGTGTTGGGTCAAGCAACTGGCGGCTTAGCACTCTTTTCTTCAGGAATCGTCCTCTTTGAAAAGAAGCCCAAATTGTCACTCCCCGTCTGGGCCAATACTCTAACCAAAATTATCATCATTCCACTAGTGATGTACGCTCTTATGAAAGTTTGTCACGTGGCACCACAAACTTTACGCGAATCGTTGGTCTCCTTAGGCATTCCAACCGCCGCCATTTGCACGATTTTTGCCAATCAATATCAACTCGCCGAACGTGAAATGGCTTCAACTTTGTTCTTAAGTACTGTTTTGTCAGTTTTCACCTTAGGTTTCATCATTGTTTTCTTAGGCATCTAAATTTAATAAAGGAGAGTAAGACTTATGAATATTGCTCAACAAATTGTTCAGATTTTAGAAGATCGGGGTGTGAAATATGTTTTTGGTATTCCCGGTGAAGAAAATATTCGCATCGTGGACGCCATTCACGACTCAGACAAAATTCAATTCATTTTAGTTCGTCACGAACAAGGTGCTTCATTCATGGCTGACGTATACGGTCGCTTGACCGGCCAACCTGGTGTTGCCACCGCCACTTTAGGACCGGGAGCAATTAATTTGCTTTTAGGAGTAGCTGATGCTAAAACTAATTCCACACCACTGATCGCTATTACCGCGCAAGGCGGCTTGAACCGAATTTATAAAGAATCCCATCAAGTCATTGATTTACGCGCGATGTTTCAACCGGTAACCAAGTGGTCCGAAAATGTTTATGCAGCTAACGCAACACCCGAAATTGTCAATAAAGCGTTCAATCAAGCCGTTAATGGGCGTCCCGGTCCCGTTTATTTAGGCATTCCGCAAGATATTGAACCAATGCCAGCTGTCCCTGCCATTGCTAAAACAGCTTCCACACCGGCTAACTTGACCGTGCCCCAAACACCTGATTTACAACGCGCAGCGCAAATTATTAAAAAGGCTCAGCATCCTATCGCATTAATCGGTATGGGTGTGATCCGCGATCACGCTAGCGAAGAAGTTAATAACTTCATCAAACAAACCAATTTGCCGGCAGCAACGACCTTCATGGGTAAAGGCGCCATTGATGATCGCTTACCATCATCTTTAGGGGTGATCGGTTTTATGCGGCATGATTATGAAAACTTTGCATACGATCAAGCTGATGTTATTTTGACCATTGGTTATGAGTTATCTGAGTTTGACCCGAATCGAATCAATCCCGATGGTGATAAACAAATTATCCACCTCAATGATTTTCAAGAAGACACAGATGCTCATTATACTGTGAGTCAAAACTTAATTGGTAATTTGCAAGCAACGGTGCCGCTATTACAAGAACAGTTATCTGATTTTCAAGCTCAAGACCTCAAACCAGCAATCAAAGACGCTGTGCAAGCTGAATTAACCACGGGCCAACAAGAAAGTCAAGTTCCATTAACCCCCCAACAAATTGTCACGGCCACACGCGAAGCCGTCGATGATCAAGGAATTGTTTTGGTGGATACGGGTGCATTGAAAATGTGGATGGCACGCTTATATCAGACGTATACGCCCAATTCGGCATTGATTGATAACGGCTTATCCACAATGTCTTGGACTTTACCCGGAGCTATCGGTGCCAAGTTGGCATGTCCTGATAAAAATATTTTGGCAGTGATGGGCGATGGTAGTTTCATGATGAATTCCCAAGAATTAGAAACCGCCGTTCGTTATCATGTGCCGATGACCAATCTGGTGTGGGTCGATCAAGCTTACGGTTTGATTAAATGGAAGATGGATATGGAAATGGAGCATCATTCTGAAGTTGATTTTCACAATCCTGATTTGATTAGTTATGCCAAATCATTTGGTGCTAACGCTCATATGGTTCAAAGTCGTGCTGATTTAGTTCAAACTTTGAAAACGAGTCTCACCAATCAACAAGTGAACGTCATTATTTGCCCGGTTGATTATTCCGAAAATATGAAATTAATCAACAAACTAGGTAAAGTCACGATTTCATTATAATTACAGAAAGCAGGTTTTTCCCTATGAACGAATTTAGTATCCGTCCCACCATTACGAGTGTGGCCGATTTACCGACTTTATTTAAAGAGTTGAACGTTGGCACCCATGATTTATTGTTAACAAATAAATATATCATCGAACCGCATTTAGATTTAGATAATTTACCGCTAGATGTGATTTATTTGGAAAATTATATTCAAGGCGAACCAACTGACCAAGCAGCCGATCAATTACTGGCACAAGTCAATCAAAAAGATTACGACCGCATTTTGGCAATCGGTGGCGGTTCCGTGATTGATAACGCTAAATTGTTAGTTTATGGATCTGGCGTTAATATGCAAAAAATTGCTGAACAAGGCGCTCAATTACCCAAGAAACGGCAATTAGTGATTGTCCCTACGACTACGGGAACGGGGAGTGAAGTCACGAATGTTGCTGTCTTCAACTTCTTAGCCAAACAAACCAAAGTTGGTTTGGCTTATCCACAAATGTACGCGGACCAAGTTTATTTGGTACCCCAATTAGCTACCACAATGCCTTATAAAGTCTTTGCCACCAGTTCAATCGACGCTTTGGTGCACGCAATTGAATCATTCTTATCACCTAAAGCAACAAGCTTCAGCAAAATTTTTTCTGTGCAAGCTATGAAAACCATTATCCAAGGTTATAACCAAATTATCGTTCATCAACAAGTTGGTCATACACCCAAAGGTCAATTGTTGTTAGATTTTTTGGAGGCTAGTACCATGGCGGGCGTCGCTTTTGGTAATGCTGGCTGCGGTCCCGTCCATGCCTTAGCTTACCCGATTGGCGCCACTTATCATATTGCCCACGGCCAATCCAATTATTTAGTCTTCAGCGGTACTTTCAAAAAGTATCAAGCCTTAGGTGCTGATTTAACCGATTTAGAAAATATCTTGGCCACCGTTTTACCCGTTGCGCCGCAACAAGCACTAGATGAATTAGAAAAACTCATTGATCATATTTTGCCTAATCAAAGTTTGAGCCAAATCGGCATGACCGAGCAAACTTGCCAAGACTTTGCGCAATCAGTTATGGAAAATCAGCAACGTTTGATGGTTAATTCACCAATCACTTTGAGCGAAAAGGATGTTGCCGATATTTATCAAAATTTGTTGTAAATCAGTTTACAGATTATTCAAAAAGACCAAAATGTCCACAATAGACAAGTTTGGTCTTTTTTGTTACGCATTTTTTAATGTCGATAAGTGTGATACGTACTTTTTCAAAAATACTTTTATCTTCCCACTGACAATATCTTGCACTTCATAATTAAACTCACAATAATATTTTTCACTGCCAACCAGCTAGAATAGCCTTGATACCCATTAAAAATTGTTCATCAAAACTAAATTGAGTTGTGGATTCTTGAAATGGTTGCATAAATTTTTGCAATACAACAGATTTAGATTGAAAATAATCAGGTGCCGCAAGGTCAAGATTCGAATTTTTATCATCAATATCTTCCCCCCACACAAACCCAATGGTATAAAATATCAACGAATTAATTAAGAAAACCGTTGTAGGCTGGATTTCAAGACCAACCTTAACAAAATTAGTCAAGATTTTATCAACCAAAACAAATTCTTTATCAGTCACAATCGGTCTTGTTGAAATTAAGGGCAAAACATTTGGATGTTGTGCTAAAACCTGACGCAAATGTAACAACAAGTTGGTCAACTGCTTCTGCCAGGCCAATTTTTCATCTAGCTTAAAACTCAAAACTTCTTGCCAAATTCCTTCAACTAAATTATCAAACAGAACTTTTTGATTCGGAAAATAGCGATAAACTGCCATTGCTGACACACCTAACTCAGTACCCAGTTTACGCATTGTGAATTTTTCTAACCCCACTTGATCAATCAAATCCAATGCCACTTGTAAAATATACGAATTGCTTAACGTTTCTTTAGTTGGTCTTGAAATCACTTTCATAATTCCTTTCATCATTTATTGAATCCAATGAAAAAAATATACCGTAAATATGCGCCGTTAGCAAAATAAAATCTTACTCTTGCAATCTAATTTGCGAACATAAGAGAACAATAATCGCCGCTAACCAATAAGTTTTTTGTTCTTGTCATTTTAATTTGTCATCCTCTTTTTCTGTGCCGCTACTGCAATGACTGTAAACGCAATTGTATAGCATAAGATCATTACGATTCCTAATGAAATATCTTTGCTTCCATCCAAATATTTACCAAACTGAGCCAAATAATGCTGGGGCAGCCAATATTGAATCACTGCTTGAATTGAGCCTTTTTTGACTGGAAAAAAGGCGCCGGAAAGCAATGTTGTCAGTGCAATCAACATGGTTCCAATCCCCAGTGTTCCTTCATTATTAGCCGTCAAAGTTGCCAGCATTAAGCCAAATGACGCAGAAACAAGTGAACTCAGTACCACTCCGCCAAACAATGCAGGTGACAACTTGATATTAAATAACGGCAAAACAATTGCGACACTTAAGCTTCCAATAATTAATAAAACTAAAAAGTTAAATAAGAGATTTTGGATAATATATGAGCCCGTCCCCGTTCCACTCAGAAAAATTCGCTTATCTAGCCCATTTCGATCATCAAAATAAAATTTCGTCAAAATGATTGCCAACATCATCATGCTTAGTGTCAAAACACTAAATAAAATTTTAAATGTCTGCTTAGACGTTTTTACACTTCCAGAAAATTTCTTATGGTTCAAAGATGCAGTCAGCTGCCTACTCAAGTCCGTCTTGCGAATCGTTGTGACATGATATTGATCATTATTTTTCGTAATATAAGCATCATACTTCCCTGTCAGTAAGTTCTGATAATAATGATCATCTTTAACCACCTTTTTAAATGTCATTTTTTTGGAATTCAAGTTTCCCCTCAATAATTCTGTGGCACTTGGACGAACGCCGATTTCGGCTTTTGGCGTTTTCATCGTCACAAAATATGCAGATGCAATCGTCATGACAAGCAAAACAAGCAGCGTTAGGATGACATAGCTTTTCTTATGCCAAAAGCTTGAAAAATTATTTTTTAAAATTAACATTTGCTACTCCTTAAACTTTTCTGGTCTATACAATAGATGAATAATCAGTAAAAAGACTATCGAACAAGCTAACAAAATGGCGATTGTACTAGTTACCTGACCCAAATTATGATCGTAGATCACTCCAAAAAAACTATTGGTAACTTTAGAAACAGGAGACAAGTTAGAAATTTGTGCTGCCTTTTTTCCAAAAATCGTCATCGGAAAAAATAATCCTGAGAGAACAGCAAAGACATTAATCAAGATATTCAATAGTTTAGTTGCTAAATCTTCGCTTTTAATTAAGACGCAAAATGCGCCACCTAAAGTAATCGAAAAAGTAACAAGAACTAAGTCCAGCAGCAAAACGTAGCTAATCTGCTTCCCACCAAAATTAACTAGTCCGGTAGCGTTAAACAAAATTAAGTAAATTGCCAAAATTAAATAAGACAAACTAATCGCTACTAACAATTTAGCCAAGTAAACTTTACTGCGGGCAATTGGCGTATAAATAATACGCTGATTCGCTAATTTAACATGACTGCCAAACAACATTTCCGGCAAAATAATTGTTGTCGCTAAAGATAGGTAAATTATCATTGTGACACCATAATAATCGTAAGAAGTCAATATGTCGCCGCTAAACATTCCACTGCAGACAAAACCCATTAGGATGATTAGCAGTGGTGGATACACAATTAAATAAGACATAATTGGCTTATTCTTTAGCAAGGTTCGTAAATCTTGCTTCATGATCGTTAACATTCCATTTCTCCTTTTTAGTCGCGCAGACTTTTACCAGTCAGTGACAAAAAAACATCTTCTAAGTTATGTTTACCAGTTTTAGGTCCAGTATAATCTCGTAAAATATTATGCAAAGTGTCATTAAGCAAAATTTTGCCGCCATCCATAATAATGATGCGATCACAAATTTGCTCTACTTCTTCCATATAATGCGTCGTATAAATAATTGTCGCACCCTGATCGCGCATTCCTTTAATAGACGTCAAAATATGATTGCGTGATTGCGGATCAATTCCCACCGTCGGCTCATCAAAAATAATCAAATCTGGCTCATGAGCAATAGCACAAGCAATGTTTAAGCGTCGCTTCATCCCACCCGAAAAACTGCTTGGTAGATCATCCTTACGTTCGAGTAAACCCACTTTTGTTAATGCGTTTCTTACTTTCTGATCAATCAAATTTCGTTTAACTCCATATAAAGCTGCAAAAAATTTTACATTTTTATAAGCAGATAAATCTTCATAAATTGCAATGTCCTGCGGGACCACTCCTAGCTTGCATTTAATTTGTTTGCCGCTAAGATGACTATCGTCAAAATATTTAATCGTACCTGAATCGGCTTTAAGCAAAGTAGCAATAATACTGATCGTCGTACTCTTTCCTGCCCCATTAGGCCCAAGAAAGCCTAAAATCTCACCCTTTTTAACGTCAAAACTTAAATCAGTTAATGCTTTTTTACCAGTTTTGTAA contains:
- a CDS encoding TetR/AcrR family transcriptional regulator, with translation MMKGIMKVISRPTKETLSNSYILQVALDLIDQVGLEKFTMRKLGTELGVSAMAVYRYFPNQKVLFDNLVEGIWQEVLSFKLDEKLAWQKQLTNLLLHLRQVLAQHPNVLPLISTRPIVTDKEFVLVDKILTNFVKVGLEIQPTTVFLINSLIFYTIGFVWGEDIDDKNSNLDLAAPDYFQSKSVVLQKFMQPFQESTTQFSFDEQFLMGIKAILAGWQ
- a CDS encoding iron-containing alcohol dehydrogenase, translated to MNEFSIRPTITSVADLPTLFKELNVGTHDLLLTNKYIIEPHLDLDNLPLDVIYLENYIQGEPTDQAADQLLAQVNQKDYDRILAIGGGSVIDNAKLLVYGSGVNMQKIAEQGAQLPKKRQLVIVPTTTGTGSEVTNVAVFNFLAKQTKVGLAYPQMYADQVYLVPQLATTMPYKVFATSSIDALVHAIESFLSPKATSFSKIFSVQAMKTIIQGYNQIIVHQQVGHTPKGQLLLDFLEASTMAGVAFGNAGCGPVHALAYPIGATYHIAHGQSNYLVFSGTFKKYQALGADLTDLENILATVLPVAPQQALDELEKLIDHILPNQSLSQIGMTEQTCQDFAQSVMENQQRLMVNSPITLSEKDVADIYQNLL
- a CDS encoding isochorismate synthase, which codes for MTQLTVYTQKLPPAIKRSQILQWLSIQEDLFLWENAAQTQQLLTAGQVLQVEPGTIASFAVAQDLLRQAQASFQLTASSTWQDVKLVGSFLFDSEDARNGQWGTFQQGIAYIPQVSFVETEDQWQVTLIAADDSALEPMMAQILQLAELQPQTLELGNYQEQKTAQWQDSVAQTVAAIQQQHFQKVVLARTAMAQQTAQVNWVAVWLHLSLTQPGYHILLQTRDVQFISITPERLAKFLPNLVQTGAVAGTTANDLDAVKAKQLAKQLLQDVKNRQEHDIVVQGIKSVLQQANLQVQAPSQPQILATANLQHLWTPITGRGLVRPLTIIERLHPTPALGGFPQAQAVAWIRKVETQARGLFGAPIGYLSAQQTGEFAVGIRSALVQQQQLSFFAGAGIVADSDPVTEFRETGAKLQSLYQALTH
- a CDS encoding AEC family transporter — protein: MTQVISTLISALLPVVVTLMLGYFAGFRQDFNGDSAAEINKLVMNYTLPLSLFGGIIATNGQILLKNIQVALWIFIGMVGGYVIVLLVLLYLFKNKLSIAALRTLAITGPAIPFVGPTVLGALFPAKSALLVSIGGLVMNIIQVPLTVILLSSQSKQKISLGTNLKNAFKKPVVWAPILAFILVICGLTISPDWERCFSVLGQATGGLALFSSGIVLFEKKPKLSLPVWANTLTKIIIIPLVMYALMKVCHVAPQTLRESLVSLGIPTAAICTIFANQYQLAEREMASTLFLSTVLSVFTLGFIIVFLGI
- a CDS encoding acetolactate synthase large subunit, which encodes MNIAQQIVQILEDRGVKYVFGIPGEENIRIVDAIHDSDKIQFILVRHEQGASFMADVYGRLTGQPGVATATLGPGAINLLLGVADAKTNSTPLIAITAQGGLNRIYKESHQVIDLRAMFQPVTKWSENVYAANATPEIVNKAFNQAVNGRPGPVYLGIPQDIEPMPAVPAIAKTASTPANLTVPQTPDLQRAAQIIKKAQHPIALIGMGVIRDHASEEVNNFIKQTNLPAATTFMGKGAIDDRLPSSLGVIGFMRHDYENFAYDQADVILTIGYELSEFDPNRINPDGDKQIIHLNDFQEDTDAHYTVSQNLIGNLQATVPLLQEQLSDFQAQDLKPAIKDAVQAELTTGQQESQVPLTPQQIVTATREAVDDQGIVLVDTGALKMWMARLYQTYTPNSALIDNGLSTMSWTLPGAIGAKLACPDKNILAVMGDGSFMMNSQELETAVRYHVPMTNLVWVDQAYGLIKWKMDMEMEHHSEVDFHNPDLISYAKSFGANAHMVQSRADLVQTLKTSLTNQQVNVIICPVDYSENMKLINKLGKVTISL
- a CDS encoding ABC transporter permease; translation: MLILKNNFSSFWHKKSYVILTLLVLLVMTIASAYFVTMKTPKAEIGVRPSATELLRGNLNSKKMTFKKVVKDDHYYQNLLTGKYDAYITKNNDQYHVTTIRKTDLSRQLTASLNHKKFSGSVKTSKQTFKILFSVLTLSMMMLAIILTKFYFDDRNGLDKRIFLSGTGTGSYIIQNLLFNFLVLLIIGSLSVAIVLPLFNIKLSPALFGGVVLSSLVSASFGLMLATLTANNEGTLGIGTMLIALTTLLSGAFFPVKKGSIQAVIQYWLPQHYLAQFGKYLDGSKDISLGIVMILCYTIAFTVIAVAAQKKRMTN
- a CDS encoding MarR family winged helix-turn-helix transcriptional regulator, whose translation is MMMTDNFYPGDLAQYFSVIHRAFLHETHASYQKLHLNATSAYILVLLCKTGPQNQNFIAKTLLISKGQITREIRHLKAMSYVTQQVSDQNHAHNIISLTPQGCQILSQVELIRNQWWQDRLDFNQVNDDSLFEPTLRKIAQELIQRSKKES
- a CDS encoding ABC transporter permease, which codes for MLTIMKQDLRTLLKNKPIMSYLIVYPPLLIILMGFVCSGMFSGDILTSYDYYGVTMIIYLSLATTIILPEMLFGSHVKLANQRIIYTPIARSKVYLAKLLVAISLSYLILAIYLILFNATGLVNFGGKQISYVLLLDLVLVTFSITLGGAFCVLIKSEDLATKLLNILINVFAVLSGLFFPMTIFGKKAAQISNLSPVSKVTNSFFGVIYDHNLGQVTSTIAILLACSIVFLLIIHLLYRPEKFKE